In Streptococcus sp. SN-1, a single genomic region encodes these proteins:
- a CDS encoding sigma-70 family RNA polymerase sigma factor, whose amino-acid sequence MLKKMYEEVQGIVYKCRNEYYLHLWELSDWDQEGMICLHELISREEGLVEDIPRLRKYFKTKFRNRILDYLRKQESQKRRYDKELYEEVGEISHRISEGGLWLDDYYLFHETLRDYRNKQNKEQRAELERVLRNERFRGRQRVLRDLRIVFKEFDIRTH is encoded by the coding sequence ATGCTTAAAAAAATGTATGAAGAAGTCCAAGGAATTGTATACAAGTGTAGAAATGAATATTACCTTCATTTGTGGGAGTTATCGGACTGGGACCAAGAGGGAATGATTTGCTTACATGAATTGATCAGTAGAGAAGAAGGGCTTGTAGAAGATATCCCACGCTTACGTAAATATTTCAAAACAAAATTCCGGAATCGAATTCTGGATTATCTCCGTAAACAAGAAAGTCAAAAACGGAGATATGATAAAGAGCTTTATGAAGAAGTGGGTGAGATAAGTCATCGTATAAGTGAGGGAGGCCTGTGGCTAGACGATTATTATCTCTTTCATGAAACACTAAGAGATTATAGAAACAAACAAAATAAAGAGCAACGAGCAGAGTTAGAACGCGTCTTAAGAAATGAACGTTTCCGAGGGCGTCAAAGAGTGTTAAGAGACTTACGTATTGTGTTTAAAGAGTTTGATATCCGTACTCATTAG
- the ftsH gene encoding ATP-dependent zinc metalloprotease FtsH: protein MKKQNNGLIKNPFLWLLLIFFLVTAYQYFSTGSVAGKSEQINYTELVKEITDDNVKELTYQPNGSVIEVSGVYKNPKTSKEETGIQFFSPSATTVEKFSSIILPSDTTVSELQKLASDHKAEVTVKHESSSGMWINILVSIVPFGILFFFLFSMMGNMGGNNSRNPMSFGRSKAKAANKEDIKVRFSDVAGAEEEKQELVEVVEFLKDPKRFTKLGARIPAGVLLEGPPGTGKTLLAKAVAGEAGVPFFSISGSDFVEMFVGVGASRVRSLFEDAKKAAPAIIFIDEIDAVGRQRGVGLGGGNDEREQTLNQLLIEMDGFEGNEGIIVIAATNRSDVLDPALLRPGRFDRKVLVGRPDVKGREAILKVHAKNKPLAEDVDLKLVAQQTPGFVGADLENVLNEAALVAARRNKSIIDASDIDEAEDRVIAGPSKKDKTVSQKERELVAYHEAGHTIVGLVLSNARVVHKVTIVPRGRAGGYMIALPKEDQMLLSKEDMKEQLAGLMGGRVAEEIIFNVQTTGASNDFEQATQMARAMVTEYGMSEKLGPVQYEGNHAMFGAQSPQKSISEQTAYEIDEEVRSLLNEARNKAAEIIQSNRETHKLIAEALLKYETLDSTQIKSLYETGKMPETVEEESHALSYDEVKSKINDEK from the coding sequence ATGAAAAAACAAAATAATGGTTTAATTAAAAATCCTTTTCTATGGTTATTACTTATTTTTTTCCTAGTTACAGCCTACCAGTATTTTAGTACAGGTAGTGTTGCAGGGAAAAGTGAGCAAATTAATTATACAGAATTGGTAAAAGAAATTACCGATGACAATGTAAAAGAATTGACTTACCAACCAAATGGCAGTGTTATCGAAGTTTCAGGTGTCTATAAAAATCCTAAAACAAGTAAAGAAGAAACAGGCATTCAGTTCTTTTCTCCTTCTGCTACAACAGTAGAGAAATTTTCAAGCATCATTCTTCCTTCAGATACGACAGTATCTGAATTGCAAAAGCTTGCTTCTGACCATAAAGCTGAAGTAACTGTTAAGCATGAAAGTTCAAGTGGTATGTGGATTAATATTCTTGTATCCATTGTGCCATTCGGTATTCTTTTCTTCTTCCTATTCTCTATGATGGGAAATATGGGAGGAAATAATAGCCGTAACCCGATGAGTTTTGGACGTAGTAAGGCTAAGGCTGCAAATAAAGAAGATATTAAAGTAAGATTTTCAGATGTTGCTGGAGCTGAGGAAGAAAAACAAGAACTAGTTGAAGTTGTTGAATTTTTAAAAGATCCAAAACGATTTACAAAACTTGGAGCCCGTATTCCAGCAGGTGTTCTTTTGGAGGGACCTCCGGGAACAGGTAAAACTTTGCTTGCTAAAGCAGTCGCCGGAGAAGCAGGTGTTCCATTCTTTAGTATCTCAGGTTCTGACTTTGTAGAAATGTTTGTCGGAGTTGGAGCTAGTCGTGTTCGTTCTCTTTTTGAAGATGCCAAAAAAGCAGCACCAGCTATCATCTTTATCGATGAAATTGATGCTGTTGGACGTCAACGTGGAGTTGGTCTTGGCGGAGGAAATGACGAACGTGAACAAACCTTGAACCAGCTCTTGATTGAGATGGATGGTTTTGAGGGAAATGAAGGAATTATTGTCATTGCTGCAACGAACCGTTCAGATGTACTTGACCCAGCCCTTCTGCGTCCAGGACGTTTTGATAGAAAAGTATTGGTTGGCCGTCCTGATGTTAAGGGGCGTGAAGCAATCTTGAAAGTTCATGCTAAGAACAAGCCTTTAGCAGAAGATGTTGATTTGAAATTAGTGGCTCAACAAACTCCAGGCTTTGTTGGTGCTGATTTAGAGAATGTATTGAATGAAGCAGCCTTGGTTGCCGCTCGTCGTAATAAATCGATAATTGATGCTTCAGACATTGATGAAGCAGAAGATAGAGTTATTGCTGGTCCTTCTAAGAAAGATAAGACAGTTTCACAAAAAGAACGTGAATTGGTTGCCTATCATGAGGCAGGACATACCATTGTTGGTCTAGTCTTATCGAATGCCCGCGTTGTCCATAAGGTTACAATTGTACCAAGAGGTCGTGCAGGTGGCTATATGATTGCACTTCCTAAGGAAGACCAAATGCTTTTATCTAAAGAAGATATGAAAGAGCAATTGGCTGGCTTAATGGGTGGACGTGTAGCTGAAGAAATTATCTTTAATGTCCAAACGACAGGAGCTTCAAACGACTTTGAACAGGCGACACAAATGGCGCGTGCAATGGTTACAGAGTACGGTATGAGTGAAAAACTTGGTCCGGTACAATATGAGGGTAATCATGCCATGTTTGGTGCACAAAGCCCTCAAAAATCAATTTCAGAACAAACAGCTTATGAAATTGACGAAGAGGTTCGTTCATTATTGAATGAAGCACGAAATAAAGCTGCTGAAATTATTCAGTCAAATCGTGAAACTCACAAGTTGATTGCAGAAGCATTATTGAAATACGAAACATTGGATAGTACACAAATTAAATCTCTTTACGAAACAGGAAAGATGCCTGAAACAGTAGAAGAGGAATCACATGCACTATCCTATGATGAAGTAAAATCAAAAATTAATGACGAAAAATAA
- the hpt gene encoding hypoxanthine phosphoribosyltransferase: MLENDIKKILVSHDEITEAAKKLGAQLTKDYAGKNPILVGILKGSIPFMAELVKHIDTHIEMDFMMVSSYHGGTASSGVINIKQDVTQDIKGRHVLFVEDIIDTGQTLKNLRDMFIAREAASVNIATLLDKPEGRVVEIEADYTCFTIPNEFVVGYGLDYKENYRNLPYVGVLKEEVYSN, from the coding sequence ATGTTAGAAAACGATATTAAAAAAATCCTTGTTTCACACGATGAAATTACAGAAGCTGCTAAAAAATTAGGTGCTCAATTAACCAAAGACTATGCAGGAAAAAATCCAATTTTAGTTGGGATTTTAAAAGGATCTATTCCTTTTATGGCTGAATTGGTCAAACATATCGACACACATATTGAAATGGACTTCATGATGGTTTCTAGCTACCATGGTGGAACAGCAAGTAGTGGTGTCATTAATATTAAGCAAGATGTGACTCAAGATATCAAAGGAAGACATGTTTTATTTGTAGAGGATATCATTGATACAGGTCAAACTTTGAAGAATTTGCGAGATATGTTTATTGCAAGAGAAGCAGCTTCTGTTAACATTGCAACCTTGTTGGATAAACCAGAAGGACGTGTTGTAGAAATTGAGGCAGACTATACTTGCTTTACTATTCCAAATGAGTTTGTAGTAGGTTATGGTTTAGACTACAAAGAAAATTATCGTAACCTTCCTTATGTTGGAGTATTGAAAGAAGAAGTATATTCAAATTAG